From Arachis hypogaea cultivar Tifrunner chromosome 3, arahy.Tifrunner.gnm2.J5K5, whole genome shotgun sequence:
tgtattatatattattattactcTTTCTATTATTGTATTATTACTCATTCTATTAATGGTGTTTGTATTACAGGAATTGCAAGACAGAGTTGATAGGGCCATTGATTTGGATTCAGATGCAGAACTGATGGCATTAGGGAGGGACATGGTGGATCTACATGGAGAGATGGTTTTGTTAGAGAACTATAGCTTGCTCAATTACACAGGTATTATTAATATATGCATGTTCCTATATGCATGATCCTATATATATGCATTAATTATTGTCTCCTAAATATTTGTTTTGTTATTACTATTTACTGAAGTGATCTTTGGTTAGTTaagattatattttaaaattgtccttttaaTGATTAGtattattgaataaaaaaatgatttaattttGTATATTGAATGGATACATTAAATACAGATAAGAGATTTGTTTGTATGTGCAGGATTAgtgaagataataaaaaaatatgataagcgAACAGGAGCACTACACAGATTGCCTTTCATTCAACAAGTGTTGAACCAACCATTCTTTAAGATTGATGTGGTGAATAAGCTTGTAAAGGAGTGCGAGATAATACTGAGCATTCTTTTTCCCTTATATGAAGGGCCATCAACAAATGATGAGAACTATGatcatgaaaataataataataataggaacAATGAAACAAGTGGAGAGATCCCAAAGATGCAGCAGGTTTCCGAAGAAGTTCCTGATAAGATTGAAAACATGGAGAATGAGTTCATCAAATTAACTTTGATGGCACTTCAAACCCTCAGAGAGATTAGGAGCAGTGGAAGCTCTTCTTCAACTCCAAGCATTTAGAGGATGAATAAACTCAAAACAAATAACTGCACTACATCATAAAATGGCAGCAAAGTGATCCATCAGAATCCGTTGACTCTCACTATGTTTGCGAGTGTTTATtttggaaataataataataataattgaaggatttaaaagaaaatgaattcCTCAATTTTCTTTTTAGAAATTGA
This genomic window contains:
- the LOC112736070 gene encoding SPX domain-containing protein 1 — encoded protein: MHFMKKLRKLVEQTQPEWRDKFLCYKELKKLLKIICPRDQLLFLDPRYVNHFLQLLLAEIDKFNAFFVEKEEEYIIKWKELQDRVDRAIDLDSDAELMALGRDMVDLHGEMVLLENYSLLNYTGLVKIIKKYDKRTGALHRLPFIQQVLNQPFFKIDVVNKLVKECEIILSILFPLYEGPSTNDENYDHENNNNNRNNETSGEIPKMQQVSEEVPDKIENMENEFIKLTLMALQTLREIRSSGSSSSTPSI